The genomic DNA TATAAATTTTATATACTATTCGGGCCAACAGAAGGAGTGAAAAAGGAGGCAAAAATGAAGAATACATATTACAAAGAAAATGCTTGGTGGGTAAGTCCATACAATGACACTTCCGAAGTAAGAACTGTTATTAATACTGCTGCTAAAGTCGAAATCCATGACGCAACTCTCCGGGACGGTGAACAGACGCCAGGAGTAGTATTTTCATTAGAGGATAAAATCAGAATAGCTGAAAAACTGAACGAAGTCGGTATAGAGCGAATTGAGGCAGGCATGCCTGCAGTTTCAAAGACCGATGAAATGGCTATCAGGGTTATATGCAAAAAAAATCTAAAGGCTAAAATTTTCACCTTTGCCCGTGCAATGCGAAGCGATATTGACATGGCAGTGGACTGCGGAGCTCACGGAGTGGTAATTGAGATCCCGATAGGATACCCAAAGCTAAAATACCAATTCAACTGGACATGGGAAAAGGTCCTGGAGAAAAGTATGGATTGTATTAATTATGCAAAAAGTAAGGGACTTTATGTGGTGTATTTCCCCTATGATACCACCCGTTCCCGTGATGAAGACCTTACAAATCTGATGCACGGCATAATGGAAAATTCACCGCCGGATTCTGTAGGAGTAGTTGATACTATGGGATGTGCTCTTCCACAGACAATTGCTTACCTTGTGACAAAAATGAAAAGGCTTACCGGAGGTCTGCCTATAGAAGTACATACACATAATGACTTCG from Dehalobacter sp. includes the following:
- a CDS encoding 2-isopropylmalate synthase produces the protein MKNTYYKENAWWVSPYNDTSEVRTVINTAAKVEIHDATLRDGEQTPGVVFSLEDKIRIAEKLNEVGIERIEAGMPAVSKTDEMAIRVICKKNLKAKIFTFARAMRSDIDMAVDCGAHGVVIEIPIGYPKLKYQFNWTWEKVLEKSMDCINYAKSKGLYVVYFPYDTTRSRDEDLTNLMHGIMENSPPDSVGVVDTMGCALPQTIAYLVTKMKRLTGGLPIEVHTHNDFGMAVATEFAAVAAGAEVIHSCINGLGERTGNAATEELMVGLKILFGLENDYKLNKIQELSSLVEGISGVSLADNKPIVGKRNYTRESGIGVDLVLKQPLAMFATDPSLFNRKGDIVLGKKSGKASIEYFLDKLGIEVQQDAVEAIVQKVKATGEAKKGLLTEDEFIKIIETSR